Proteins encoded together in one Diabrotica undecimpunctata isolate CICGRU chromosome 3, icDiaUnde3, whole genome shotgun sequence window:
- the LOC140435837 gene encoding uncharacterized protein: protein MSESIQQSKMFHYIVILALASAVLADPAPKADPSVFAAPLAVAPAIAPAVVTAQSSQVFARQYNALVAPAAPLVAAAPVAAAPYLAAPTAPLLASYRVAAPYLAAPAYL from the exons ATGTCAGAAAGCATTCAACAATCAAAAATGTTCCACTAC ATCGTTATCTTAGCTCTTGCCTCAGCCGTTCTGGCTGACCCAGCTCCAAAGGCCGACCCAAGCGTCTTTGCAGCTCCTCTAGCAGTCGCCCCAGCTATAGCTCCAGCTGTTGTCACCGCTCAAAGTTCACAAGTCTTCGCCCGTCAGTACAACGCCTTAGTCGCTCCAGCAGCTCCTCTTGTAGCAGCCGCTCCAGTAGCAGCAGCGCCTTACTTAGCAGCTCCTACTGCTCCTCTGTTAGCCAGCTATAGGGTGGCTGCCCCTTACCTAGCTGCTCCTGCTTATTTATAA